From a region of the Procambarus clarkii isolate CNS0578487 chromosome 18, FALCON_Pclarkii_2.0, whole genome shotgun sequence genome:
- the LOC138365891 gene encoding uncharacterized protein, with protein MSLTQDETSAPIVLESRVQDHEEPTSKEQSTSNGHTVLQDDPKEEYVMPLDSSSNDGVCQSQQPSQPETLELECKEVLQKDIASCDTHSQLDTNIETTLDVVSVKVESSENNIKSSKESLPVSVESLPTEQNNEAVTSGHILETPDTAVAAS; from the coding sequence ATGTCTCTTACCCAAGATGAAACTTCAGCACCAATTGTCCTGGAAAGTAGGGTGCAAGATCATGAAGAACCCACTAGTAAAGAACAGTCCACTAGTAATGGTCACACTGTGCTTCAGGATGATCCCAAGGAAGAATATGTCATGCCTCTAGATTCTTCTAGCAATGATGGTGTGTGTCAATCCCAGCAACCATCACAGCCAGAAACGTTAGAGCTAGAATGCAAGGAAGTTTTGCAGAAGGATATTGCATCATGTGACACTCATTCACAGCTGGACACTAATATAGAAACCACCTTAGATGTAGTTTCTGTGAAAGTAGAATCATCTGAAAACAATATAAAGTCATCCAAGGAATCCTTACCCGTGTCAGTAGAATCTTTACCTACTGAGCAAAATAATGAAGCAGTAACATCTGGTCACATATTGGAAACACCTGACACAGCAGTAGCAGcttcataa